One Azoarcus sp. DN11 DNA segment encodes these proteins:
- a CDS encoding TRAP transporter large permease subunit has product MNTIAHSLGAAETAPGTGHVSAKRFGRQFAHAADRIFAVLVEAAAAALIVAEICILFAGVVSRYVLDSPLVWTDEAASILFLWLASLGAVVAFRRGGHMRMTALVSKAAPHQQAFLDTIAVAAALAFLLLVLGPAYEYAAEEAYVTTPALELSNAWRAAALPVGLALMCAMGGIRLLRLGNWRLVASAVATVGAICGVFYALGPVLRDLGNLNLLIFFVGVTAATVLIGVPIAVSFGLATFGFLALTTHMPLMVLVGRMDEGMSHLILLAVPLFVFLGLLIEMTGMARAMVAFLASLLGHVRGGLSYVLLGAMYLVSGISGSKVADMAAVAPVLFPEMKERGAKPGDLIALLATTGAQTETIPPSLVLITIGSVTGVSIAALFTGGLLPGVVLGTALCFVVWLRYRNEDLSKVRRASRGEIWRAFRFALPALALPFVIRAAVVEGVATATEVSTLGIAYSLIVGLLLHRDAKWSRLFPMLVETAALSGAILLIIGTATGMAWSLTQSGFSTSLAQAMAALPGGAPMFLAVSIAAFIILGSVLEGIPAIVLFGPLLFPIARAMGVHEVHYAMVVVLSMGVGLFAPPFGVGYYAACAIGKVKPEEGVRPIVGYVLALLTGLAIVAAVPWISTGLL; this is encoded by the coding sequence ATGAACACGATCGCCCATTCGCTGGGCGCGGCCGAGACCGCGCCCGGGACCGGACACGTCAGTGCGAAGCGCTTCGGGAGGCAATTCGCGCACGCGGCCGACCGGATCTTCGCCGTGCTCGTCGAGGCTGCGGCCGCGGCGCTCATCGTGGCCGAGATCTGCATCCTCTTCGCCGGGGTGGTGTCGCGCTACGTCCTGGATTCGCCGCTGGTGTGGACCGACGAGGCCGCGTCGATCCTGTTTCTCTGGCTCGCGAGCCTCGGCGCGGTCGTGGCGTTCCGCCGCGGCGGGCACATGCGCATGACCGCGCTGGTGTCGAAGGCGGCTCCGCACCAGCAGGCGTTTCTCGACACGATCGCGGTCGCGGCGGCCCTCGCGTTCCTGCTGCTCGTCCTCGGTCCGGCATACGAGTACGCGGCGGAAGAGGCGTACGTCACGACGCCGGCGCTGGAGCTGTCCAACGCGTGGCGGGCTGCGGCGCTGCCCGTGGGGCTTGCGCTGATGTGCGCGATGGGGGGCATCCGCCTGTTGCGCCTGGGCAACTGGCGCCTCGTCGCGTCCGCGGTCGCGACGGTCGGGGCGATCTGTGGCGTGTTCTACGCGCTCGGGCCGGTGTTGCGCGACCTCGGCAATCTCAACCTGCTGATCTTCTTCGTCGGCGTGACGGCGGCGACGGTGCTGATCGGCGTGCCGATCGCGGTGTCCTTCGGGCTGGCGACTTTCGGCTTCCTCGCGCTGACCACGCACATGCCGCTGATGGTGCTGGTGGGACGCATGGACGAAGGCATGTCGCACCTGATCCTGCTGGCGGTGCCGCTGTTCGTGTTCCTCGGCCTGCTGATCGAGATGACCGGCATGGCGCGCGCGATGGTCGCCTTCCTCGCGAGCCTGCTCGGGCATGTGCGCGGCGGGCTGTCCTACGTGCTGTTGGGCGCGATGTACCTCGTGTCGGGCATCTCCGGTTCGAAGGTCGCGGACATGGCGGCGGTGGCGCCGGTACTGTTCCCGGAGATGAAGGAGCGCGGCGCGAAGCCGGGTGACCTGATCGCGCTGCTGGCCACCACCGGTGCGCAGACGGAGACGATTCCGCCCAGCCTGGTGCTGATCACGATCGGCTCGGTGACCGGCGTGTCGATCGCGGCGTTATTCACCGGCGGCCTGCTGCCGGGCGTGGTGCTGGGGACGGCGCTGTGCTTCGTCGTGTGGCTGCGCTACCGCAACGAGGATCTGTCGAAGGTGCGCAGGGCGAGCCGCGGCGAAATCTGGCGCGCGTTCCGCTTCGCGCTGCCGGCCCTGGCGCTGCCCTTCGTGATCCGTGCGGCGGTGGTCGAAGGGGTCGCGACCGCGACCGAAGTATCGACGCTGGGCATCGCCTACTCGCTGATCGTCGGGCTGCTGCTGCACCGCGACGCGAAGTGGTCGCGGCTCTTTCCGATGCTGGTGGAAACGGCGGCGCTGTCGGGGGCGATCCTGCTGATCATCGGCACCGCGACCGGCATGGCGTGGTCGCTGACGCAGTCGGGTTTCTCGACGAGCCTCGCCCAGGCGATGGCTGCGCTGCCGGGCGGCGCGCCGATGTTCCTCGCGGTGTCGATTGCCGCGTTCATCATCCTCGGCAGCGTGCTCGAGGGCATCCCGGCGATCGTGTTGTTCGGGCCGCTGCTGTTCCCGATCGCGCGCGCGATGGGCGTGCACGAAGTGCATTACGCGATGGTCGTGGTGCTGTCGATGGGCGTGGGCCTCTTCGCGCCGCCCTTCGGCGTCGGCTACTACGCGGCCTGCGCGATCGGCAAGGTCAAGCCCGAGGAAGGCGTGCGGCCGATCGTCGGCTACGTGCTCGCGCTCCTTACGGGTCTCGCGATCGTTGCCGCCGTGCCGTGGATTTCCACGGGCTTGCTGTAG
- a CDS encoding acyl-CoA dehydrogenase family protein, giving the protein MDFSLSPALQELQQRVRRFIADEVIPLEKDPRQTLHGPNEDLRNELVAKARAAGLLTPHASREMGGLGLSHVEKAVVFEEAGYSTLGPTALNIHAPDEGNIHLMEVVASEAQKDRWLRPLVQGKTRSAFAMTEPPPGAGADPSMLATTAVRDGDEYVINGVKWFITGAEGASFAIIMAKMEDGSATMFLSDMDRPGIEHVRTMDALDSCFTGGHGVLRFKNLRVPASDVLGELGKGFRYAQVRLAPARLTHCMRWLGQARRAHDVALAHARSRQAFGRTLGEHEGVSFMLADNEIDLQTARLHIWHTAWLLDQGERGNFESSRAKVACSEAEWRIVDRSVQILGGQGVTHETIVARIFSDMRAFRVYDGPSEVHRFSMGKKIVAGRADASVKPQEPR; this is encoded by the coding sequence ATGGATTTCTCCCTTAGCCCGGCGCTGCAGGAACTGCAGCAGCGCGTGCGCCGATTCATCGCGGACGAGGTCATTCCGCTCGAGAAGGATCCGCGCCAGACCCTGCACGGCCCGAACGAGGACCTGCGCAACGAGCTCGTCGCGAAGGCACGCGCCGCCGGCCTGCTGACGCCGCATGCGTCGCGCGAGATGGGAGGGCTGGGCCTGTCGCATGTCGAGAAGGCGGTCGTGTTCGAGGAGGCCGGCTATTCGACGCTCGGCCCGACGGCGCTGAACATCCACGCGCCCGACGAGGGCAACATCCACCTGATGGAAGTCGTCGCGTCCGAGGCGCAGAAGGACCGCTGGCTGCGTCCGCTGGTACAGGGGAAGACGCGCTCGGCCTTCGCGATGACCGAGCCACCGCCGGGCGCCGGGGCGGACCCGTCGATGCTCGCGACGACCGCCGTGCGCGACGGCGACGAGTACGTCATCAACGGCGTGAAGTGGTTCATCACCGGCGCGGAAGGGGCGTCCTTCGCGATCATCATGGCGAAGATGGAGGACGGCTCGGCGACGATGTTCCTGTCCGACATGGACCGCCCCGGCATCGAGCACGTGCGCACGATGGACGCGCTCGACAGCTGCTTCACCGGCGGCCATGGCGTGCTGCGCTTCAAGAACCTGCGCGTGCCCGCGAGCGACGTGCTGGGCGAGCTGGGCAAGGGCTTCCGCTACGCGCAGGTGCGGCTCGCGCCGGCGCGGCTGACGCACTGCATGCGCTGGCTGGGCCAGGCAAGGCGCGCGCACGACGTCGCGCTCGCGCACGCCCGCAGCCGCCAGGCCTTCGGCCGCACGCTGGGCGAACACGAGGGCGTGAGTTTCATGCTCGCCGACAACGAGATCGACCTGCAGACCGCGCGCCTGCACATCTGGCACACCGCGTGGCTGCTCGACCAGGGCGAGCGCGGCAACTTCGAGTCGAGCCGCGCGAAGGTCGCGTGCTCGGAAGCCGAATGGCGCATCGTCGATCGCAGCGTGCAGATCCTCGGCGGGCAGGGCGTGACGCACGAGACCATCGTCGCGCGCATCTTCTCCGACATGCGGGCCTTCCGCGTCTATGACGGTCCGAGCGAGGTGCACCGCTTCAGCATGGGCAAGAAGATCGTTGCCGGCCGCGCCGATGCGAGCGTGAAACCGCAGGAGCCGCGCTGA
- a CDS encoding SDR family NAD(P)-dependent oxidoreductase has product MDKDYLGGLFALEGKVALVTGASSGLGRHFAALLARAGAQVVVTARRADKLQELVGEIEAAGGRAQAVAMDVTDAASVGAAFDAAGVGAGVPDIVINNAGQTITKPLLQQTGADWDNVIDPNLKGCFLVATEAARRMVGAGKGGSIVNIASILGERVGGGVAPYTISKAGVLQATKAMALELARHGIRVNALMPGYVVTDLNRDFLTSEAGDKLRLRIPSRRFCELADLDGPLLLLASDAGAAMSGACVAVDRAHLVSGL; this is encoded by the coding sequence ATGGACAAGGACTATCTCGGCGGGCTGTTCGCGCTCGAGGGCAAGGTGGCGTTGGTCACCGGCGCTTCCAGCGGGCTCGGGCGGCACTTCGCGGCGCTGCTCGCGCGCGCCGGCGCGCAGGTCGTCGTCACCGCACGGCGCGCCGACAAGCTGCAGGAACTCGTCGGCGAAATCGAGGCCGCGGGCGGCCGCGCGCAGGCCGTCGCGATGGACGTGACCGACGCGGCGAGCGTCGGCGCCGCCTTCGACGCGGCGGGGGTCGGGGCCGGCGTGCCCGACATCGTCATCAACAATGCCGGCCAGACGATTACCAAGCCCCTGCTGCAGCAGACCGGGGCCGACTGGGACAACGTCATCGATCCCAATCTCAAGGGCTGCTTCCTCGTCGCGACCGAGGCCGCGCGGCGCATGGTGGGCGCGGGCAAGGGCGGCAGCATCGTCAATATCGCGTCGATCCTCGGCGAACGGGTCGGCGGCGGCGTCGCGCCCTACACGATCTCCAAGGCGGGCGTGCTGCAGGCGACCAAGGCGATGGCGCTGGAACTCGCGCGGCATGGCATCCGCGTCAATGCGCTGATGCCCGGCTACGTGGTCACGGACCTGAACCGCGATTTTCTCACCAGCGAGGCCGGCGACAAGCTTCGCCTGCGTATCCCGAGCCGGCGCTTCTGCGAGCTCGCCGACCTCGACGGACCGCTGTTGCTGCTCGCGTCGGACGCCGGCGCGGCGATGTCGGGGGCCTGCGTCGCGGTCGATCGCGCACATCTGGTAAGCGGACTTTGA
- a CDS encoding phosphotransferase family protein — MDQTSRAAVERFVRAAAGASSVAITEAKLLSGGAVQENWLVDLEIGGGPRAGRLECVLRCDSPTAGVAISHGRSHEFALLKTVFDAGVRVPEPLWLCEDREVFGRPFFLMRRIGGTAAAHVLVKDRRLGGDRVRLAEQLGRELARIHSVRPPQPTLDFLPQYDGSPALHRVAQHRAFLDAHHTAYPALEWGLRWLERHAPARGLVTLCHGDYRTGNYMVDEHGLTGILDWEFASWSDPHEDLGWLCAKCWRFGNAAEEAGGVGAREDFYRGYEIESGRRVDRDAVRYWEVMAHTGWAVIAVQQAERHCSGEENSLMLALTGHIVPELEWEILNMTEND; from the coding sequence ATGGATCAGACTTCACGCGCGGCAGTCGAGCGCTTCGTCCGCGCCGCGGCGGGGGCCTCTTCGGTCGCGATCACTGAAGCGAAGCTGCTCTCGGGCGGCGCGGTGCAGGAAAACTGGCTCGTTGATCTGGAAATCGGAGGCGGTCCGCGCGCCGGGCGGCTGGAATGCGTGCTGCGCTGCGACTCCCCGACCGCGGGGGTGGCGATCAGCCACGGGCGCTCGCACGAATTCGCGCTGCTGAAGACGGTTTTCGATGCCGGAGTGAGAGTCCCCGAGCCCCTGTGGCTGTGCGAGGACAGGGAAGTGTTCGGGCGCCCCTTCTTCCTGATGCGGCGTATCGGCGGCACGGCGGCCGCGCACGTCCTGGTCAAGGATCGCCGCCTCGGCGGGGACCGGGTACGGCTGGCCGAACAGCTCGGCCGCGAGCTCGCGCGCATCCATTCGGTGCGTCCGCCGCAGCCGACGCTCGATTTTCTGCCGCAATACGACGGCTCGCCCGCGCTGCACCGCGTTGCCCAGCATCGGGCCTTCCTCGATGCCCACCATACGGCTTACCCCGCGCTGGAATGGGGCCTGCGCTGGCTCGAGCGCCACGCGCCGGCGCGCGGGCTCGTCACGCTGTGTCATGGCGACTACCGCACGGGCAACTACATGGTCGACGAACACGGTCTCACCGGCATCCTGGACTGGGAATTCGCCAGCTGGAGCGACCCGCACGAGGATCTTGGCTGGCTGTGCGCCAAATGCTGGCGCTTCGGCAATGCCGCGGAGGAAGCCGGGGGCGTCGGCGCCCGTGAAGACTTTTATCGCGGCTACGAAATCGAGTCCGGGCGACGCGTCGACCGCGACGCGGTGCGATACTGGGAAGTCATGGCGCATACCGGCTGGGCCGTGATCGCGGTCCAGCAGGCGGAGCGCCATTGCTCCGGCGAGGAGAACTCGCTGATGCTGGCGCTGACCGGCCACATCGTGCCCGAGCTGGAATGGGAAATCCTCAACATGACGGAGAACGACTGA
- a CDS encoding DUF6285 domain-containing protein: MREQPKGDALLACARQLLRDEVLPALPAERKYALLMAMNAMSIAERQLRNGDAPEAQELAELRALLDDPKAGPGEGNRRLARRLRAGAGDPGTPQRAALFAHLRAAGRRRLAESNPKVLPVEPR; encoded by the coding sequence ATGCGCGAGCAACCGAAGGGCGACGCGCTGCTGGCCTGTGCGCGCCAGCTACTGCGGGACGAAGTGCTGCCGGCGCTGCCCGCCGAGCGCAAGTACGCGCTGCTGATGGCGATGAATGCGATGTCGATCGCCGAGCGCCAGTTGCGCAACGGCGACGCGCCCGAAGCGCAGGAGCTGGCCGAGCTACGCGCGCTGCTCGACGATCCGAAGGCGGGGCCGGGCGAAGGCAACCGGCGGCTCGCGCGGCGGCTGCGCGCGGGCGCGGGCGACCCGGGCACGCCGCAGCGCGCCGCACTGTTCGCCCATCTGCGGGCGGCAGGCCGCAGGCGGCTGGCGGAAAGCAACCCCAAGGTGCTGCCGGTGGAGCCGCGATGA
- a CDS encoding histidine phosphatase family protein, producing the protein MSALVLMRHGQAAFGASRYDVLSEVGVAQAQATGAWLRDRGDTPTVVWHGPRQRHAETAAQVLAKAGDWPGAQLVPGLDEFAEGEEVLVAASTLYGRPLSGPEAPARREQLRCYEGAYEAWSRGELGIPGRASYRDFRLAVRQWMRDVVAAPGAPSGQRILAVTSGGVIAAAVCDLLGVSDEQWCALVRVIHNASITEIVFSQGRASLRSFNSAAHLARELTSPI; encoded by the coding sequence ATGAGCGCGCTGGTCCTGATGCGGCACGGCCAGGCGGCGTTCGGTGCGTCGCGCTACGACGTGCTGTCCGAGGTCGGTGTGGCACAGGCGCAGGCCACCGGCGCCTGGCTGCGTGATCGCGGCGACACGCCGACGGTCGTCTGGCACGGGCCGCGGCAACGCCATGCGGAGACCGCGGCGCAGGTGCTCGCCAAGGCGGGGGACTGGCCCGGCGCGCAGCTCGTGCCGGGCCTGGACGAATTTGCCGAAGGCGAGGAAGTGCTCGTTGCGGCCTCGACGCTGTATGGCCGCCCGTTGAGCGGGCCCGAGGCCCCCGCCCGCCGCGAGCAGTTGCGCTGCTACGAGGGGGCGTACGAGGCGTGGTCCCGGGGCGAGCTCGGTATCCCCGGGCGGGCCTCGTACCGCGACTTCCGTCTGGCCGTGCGCCAATGGATGCGCGACGTCGTCGCGGCGCCCGGCGCCCCCTCGGGGCAGCGGATCCTGGCGGTGACTTCAGGGGGCGTCATCGCCGCGGCCGTCTGCGACTTGCTCGGCGTTTCCGACGAGCAGTGGTGCGCGCTCGTCCGCGTGATCCACAACGCGTCGATCACCGAGATCGTGTTTTCGCAAGGGCGTGCCAGCCTGCGCTCCTTCAACAGCGCCGCCCATCTTGCGCGCGAGCTGACGTCACCCATCTGA
- a CDS encoding GntR family transcriptional regulator yields MKILETQPKLVEQVHRAILEEISGGKLRPGSRIIQEQIAKELGVSRQPVQQALALLRNQGVLRDAPGRGLLVAPLDVKYVRNMYDMRAVIEGLACRRAAELNAKQAKTKGPALIRAGRKAVAAGAYNAMISADMAFHHFIYLLSENPFIAPAMEAHWTNTQRVMGGVLVNEEQPRNVWGQHEAMLEAIAAGDAQKAEELGRQHISQAADFMIQRLQENGPAVEVEEITI; encoded by the coding sequence ATGAAAATCCTTGAAACCCAACCCAAACTCGTCGAGCAGGTCCACAGGGCGATTCTCGAGGAAATCTCGGGCGGCAAGCTGCGCCCCGGATCGCGGATCATCCAGGAGCAGATCGCCAAGGAACTGGGCGTGTCGCGCCAGCCCGTCCAGCAGGCACTCGCCTTGCTCCGCAACCAGGGCGTGCTGCGCGACGCCCCGGGGCGCGGCCTTCTCGTGGCGCCGCTCGACGTCAAGTACGTGCGCAACATGTACGACATGCGTGCCGTCATCGAGGGCCTCGCGTGCCGCCGGGCCGCGGAGCTCAACGCCAAGCAGGCAAAGACCAAGGGTCCCGCGCTGATCCGCGCCGGACGCAAGGCCGTCGCGGCGGGCGCGTACAACGCGATGATCTCGGCCGACATGGCCTTCCATCACTTCATCTACCTGTTGTCCGAGAACCCGTTCATTGCGCCCGCGATGGAGGCGCACTGGACAAACACCCAACGTGTCATGGGCGGCGTCCTGGTCAACGAGGAGCAGCCGCGCAACGTCTGGGGCCAGCACGAGGCGATGCTGGAGGCGATCGCGGCCGGCGATGCGCAGAAGGCGGAAGAACTCGGACGGCAGCACATCTCGCAGGCGGCCGACTTCATGATCCAGCGGCTCCAGGAAAACGGCCCCGCAGTTGAAGTCGAGGAAATCACGATCTGA
- a CDS encoding thiamine pyrophosphate-binding protein, which translates to MAISEQSSAAVIARFLKARGVKRVYSLCGGHIMPIWMRLDAEGIRIVDVRDERAAVYMAHAEAQLNGGFGVAMVTAGPGVTNAMTGIANAHVARVPVLVLSGLPPRPQENRGALQDVVHTDLVRSITRYARTVRQPELVLQELDEAVSRAMGQGGEPGPVYLDFPVDTLRGEIPQAVQLPEHFAPKAAPTLSPDRAAVEAAVELLWSARRPLVISGRGAQGAGPTLCRLLSRLNAAYLDTGESRGLVPEEHPSVVAAMRGSVMGQADLVITVGRRLDFQLAYGSPAVFGDARFLRIADCAAELRDNRRGAVELMATPALALEAILEAAGDRAPATDLDWIRSLRAKHCERADKLAHSMRTAAPGSDGLMHPNRLVAALRDALPDDAVVVADGGDFLSFARVGLPATTYLDPGSLGCIGVGTPFGVAASLARPDQTVVVATGDGAFGFNAMELDSAVRHKAPVLVVVANNGAWAIEVRDQQETHGKVCGTRLQFSDHAAMARAFGMHAERVEKAEDLPAAIERALANRPALLDVLVTPEAASSDAKSGLAWVPDLQPLAAWDEAERRWRDGSRPE; encoded by the coding sequence ATGGCAATTTCGGAACAGTCGTCGGCGGCGGTCATCGCACGCTTTCTCAAGGCGCGCGGCGTCAAGCGCGTCTACAGCCTGTGCGGCGGGCACATCATGCCGATCTGGATGCGTCTCGACGCCGAAGGCATCCGGATCGTGGACGTGCGCGACGAACGCGCGGCGGTGTACATGGCCCACGCCGAAGCCCAGCTCAACGGCGGCTTCGGCGTCGCGATGGTCACCGCCGGCCCCGGCGTCACCAACGCGATGACCGGCATCGCCAATGCGCACGTCGCCCGTGTGCCGGTGCTGGTGCTGTCGGGACTGCCGCCGCGCCCGCAGGAGAACCGCGGCGCGCTGCAGGACGTCGTGCACACCGACCTCGTGCGCTCGATCACCCGCTACGCGCGCACGGTGCGCCAACCCGAACTCGTGCTGCAGGAGCTCGACGAGGCGGTGTCGCGCGCGATGGGGCAAGGCGGCGAGCCGGGCCCGGTGTATCTCGACTTCCCCGTCGACACGCTGCGCGGCGAGATTCCGCAGGCGGTGCAACTGCCGGAACATTTCGCACCGAAGGCCGCGCCGACCTTGTCCCCGGATCGCGCCGCGGTAGAGGCCGCGGTCGAGCTGCTATGGTCCGCCAGGCGCCCGCTCGTGATCTCCGGGCGAGGGGCGCAGGGCGCCGGCCCGACCCTGTGCCGGCTCCTGAGCCGCTTGAACGCGGCCTATCTCGATACGGGCGAAAGCCGCGGCCTCGTGCCCGAAGAGCATCCGTCGGTGGTCGCCGCGATGCGCGGCTCGGTGATGGGGCAGGCCGACCTCGTGATCACCGTCGGCCGACGCCTGGACTTTCAGCTCGCCTACGGTTCTCCTGCAGTGTTCGGCGACGCCCGCTTCCTGCGCATCGCCGATTGCGCGGCCGAGCTGCGCGACAACCGCCGCGGCGCGGTGGAGCTGATGGCGACCCCGGCGCTCGCGCTCGAAGCGATCCTGGAAGCCGCCGGGGACCGCGCACCCGCGACCGATCTCGACTGGATCCGCTCGCTGCGCGCGAAGCACTGCGAGCGGGCCGACAAGCTCGCGCATTCGATGCGCACTGCGGCGCCGGGCAGCGACGGCCTGATGCATCCGAACCGTCTCGTCGCCGCGCTGCGCGACGCGTTGCCCGACGACGCCGTCGTCGTCGCCGACGGTGGCGATTTCCTCAGCTTCGCGCGCGTCGGCCTGCCCGCGACGACCTACCTCGATCCCGGTTCGCTCGGCTGCATCGGCGTCGGCACCCCCTTCGGCGTCGCGGCGAGCCTCGCCCGCCCGGACCAGACCGTCGTGGTCGCCACCGGCGACGGCGCCTTCGGCTTCAACGCGATGGAGCTCGACTCGGCCGTGCGGCACAAAGCGCCGGTCCTGGTTGTCGTAGCCAACAACGGGGCGTGGGCCATCGAGGTGCGCGACCAGCAGGAAACGCACGGCAAGGTGTGCGGAACCCGGCTGCAGTTCTCGGACCATGCTGCGATGGCGCGTGCATTCGGAATGCACGCAGAGCGGGTCGAAAAGGCGGAAGATCTGCCTGCAGCCATCGAACGGGCGCTGGCCAACCGGCCAGCGCTGCTCGACGTTCTCGTGACACCGGAGGCGGCGTCCTCGGACGCCAAGTCCGGCCTCGCGTGGGTCCCCGACCTGCAGCCGCTCGCCGCCTGGGACGAGGCCGAACGCCGCTGGCGCGACGGCAGCCGCCCGGAATAG
- a CDS encoding AMP-binding protein, with product MSHLLTISDAVATHARLTPQKLGTRDSRRSLTYAQWDERANRLGSGMLGLGLKRGDRVAVLAYNCVEWMEIYVALARAGLVAVPLNFRLTAPEIAYILGNCEAGALIAGTEFVDTVDTIGSELGAVQGRCVVLGDQAGSGWVAYEDLIAGASADAGFPRVNADETCALLYTSGTTGRPKGAIRGHAGSTLIALATALEMGFTRDDTALLVMPMCHANSLYFGTTFIHMGATCIIDDRRSFDPEGFIATLAQDRVTFTSLVPTHYIMILALPDAVKQRYDMGSVGKLMISSAPARKDTKLAIVEYFRNGRLYELYGSTEAGWVTLLRPDEQIVKLGSVGREWAGSGAIRLLDENGQEVADGEVGELFSRTSYVFDGYWKNPEKTAEAFRGEWCSVGDMARRDADGYIWLVDRKSNMIISGGENIYPSEVEGVLGGHPKIKDVAVIGIPHDKWGETVQAVIVLHDGQSAGAEEMQAWCRQRLAAFKCPRSVVFIADSEMPRTATGKILHRVLRQRLAPPESVNA from the coding sequence ATGAGCCATCTGCTGACCATTTCCGATGCCGTTGCCACCCACGCCAGATTGACGCCGCAGAAACTCGGCACGCGCGACTCGCGGCGATCGCTGACCTACGCGCAATGGGACGAACGCGCGAACCGGCTCGGTTCGGGGATGCTCGGCCTGGGCCTGAAAAGGGGCGACCGCGTGGCGGTGCTCGCCTACAACTGCGTCGAGTGGATGGAGATTTACGTGGCGCTCGCGCGCGCCGGCCTCGTCGCGGTGCCGCTCAACTTCCGGCTCACTGCGCCGGAGATCGCCTACATCCTCGGCAATTGCGAAGCCGGTGCGCTCATCGCAGGCACGGAGTTCGTCGACACGGTGGATACGATCGGCAGCGAACTCGGGGCGGTGCAGGGGCGCTGCGTCGTCCTCGGCGATCAGGCCGGTTCCGGCTGGGTCGCATACGAGGACCTCATCGCGGGAGCGAGCGCGGATGCCGGTTTCCCACGCGTCAATGCGGACGAGACCTGCGCGCTGCTGTATACCTCGGGCACCACGGGGCGCCCGAAAGGGGCGATCCGCGGCCACGCCGGCAGCACGCTGATCGCGCTGGCGACGGCGCTGGAGATGGGCTTCACGCGCGACGACACGGCGCTGCTGGTGATGCCGATGTGCCACGCCAATTCCCTCTACTTCGGCACCACCTTCATCCACATGGGGGCAACCTGCATCATCGACGACCGGCGCAGCTTCGATCCGGAGGGGTTCATCGCGACGCTCGCGCAGGACCGGGTCACCTTCACGTCGCTGGTGCCGACGCACTACATCATGATCCTGGCGCTGCCCGACGCGGTGAAGCAGCGCTACGACATGGGCAGCGTGGGGAAGCTGATGATCTCGTCGGCGCCCGCGCGCAAGGACACCAAGCTCGCGATCGTCGAATACTTCCGCAACGGCAGGCTGTACGAACTGTACGGCTCGACCGAGGCGGGCTGGGTCACGCTGCTGCGCCCGGACGAGCAGATCGTCAAGCTCGGCTCGGTCGGACGCGAGTGGGCCGGCAGCGGGGCGATCCGCCTGCTCGACGAGAACGGCCAGGAGGTGGCGGACGGCGAAGTGGGCGAACTCTTCTCGCGCACCTCCTACGTGTTCGACGGCTACTGGAAGAACCCCGAGAAGACCGCCGAAGCCTTCCGCGGCGAGTGGTGCTCGGTGGGCGACATGGCGCGCCGCGACGCCGACGGCTACATCTGGCTCGTCGATCGCAAGAGCAACATGATCATCAGCGGGGGCGAGAACATCTACCCGTCCGAAGTCGAAGGCGTGCTCGGCGGCCATCCCAAGATCAAGGACGTGGCGGTGATCGGTATCCCGCACGACAAGTGGGGCGAGACGGTGCAGGCCGTGATCGTGCTGCACGACGGCCAGAGCGCCGGCGCCGAGGAAATGCAGGCGTGGTGCCGGCAGCGTCTCGCGGCGTTCAAGTGTCCGCGTTCGGTGGTCTTCATCGCCGATTCGGAGATGCCGCGCACGGCGACCGGAAAGATCCTGCACCGCGTGCTGCGCCAGCGGCTTGCCCCTCCCGAGTCTGTCAACGCATGA